Proteins from a genomic interval of Clupea harengus unplaced genomic scaffold, Ch_v2.0.2, whole genome shotgun sequence:
- the LOC122130233 gene encoding NMDA receptor synaptonuclear signaling and neuronal migration factor-like, with translation MGTAVSKRKNLRNDAISSVAAKVRAARAFGEYLSQNNPENRNGSAHLLSDTFISQDTDSPDISRLQNNALHPYPPPAKPSQAQPNHLALPNTTTTTTTSSSSSTGTGTTCSSSKRRLSVERSLSSESDSQPPQPRGRSGAEGSLKPARVYTISREGGMLGGRSSEESLELEVLKAAGEPTQTCHQTQPQAPLAQEPRNHHHGGHHRGNHNHNHNHGPQAQGQPLQSSRSAHNIREWSVRRGGSREDCSPDCVTACVRPPCRSQRSLDLDTSPRDGGRQRKKLERGYSEDRTCMEDREDYTNNWFPKENMFSFQTASTTMQA, from the exons ATGGGAACTGCCGTGTCCAAGAGGAAGAATTTAAGGAACGATGCGATTTCTTCTGTGGCCGCAAAAGTTAG AGCAGCTCGAGCGTTTGGAGAATACCTCTCGCAGAACAACCCAGAGAACCGCAACGGATCAG CTCACCTGCTGTCTGATACATTCATCAGCCAGGACACGGACTCACCAGACATAAGCCGCCTGCAAAATAACGCCCTTCACCCGTACCCTCCTCCCGCCAAGCCCAGCCAAGCCCAGCCCAACCACCTGGCTCTCccgaacaccaccaccaccaccaccaccagcagcagcagcagcaccggcACCGGCACCACCTGCTCGTCCTCCAAGCGCCGCCTGTCGGTGGAGCGCAGCCTGTCCTCCGAGAGCGACTCCCAGCCGCCGCAGCCCAGGGGGAGGAGCGGGGCCGAGGGCTCGCTCAAGCCGGCGCGCGTCTACACCATCAGCCGCGAGGGCGGCATGCTGGGGGGTCGCAGCAGCGAGGAGAGCCTGGAGCTGGAGGTGCTGAAGGCAGCCGGGGAGCCGACGCAGACGTGCCACCAGACGCAACCGCAGGCGCCGCTCGCCCAGGAGCCGCGCAACCATCACCACGGCGGCCACCACCGTggcaaccacaaccacaaccacaaccatgGCCCCCAGGCCCAGGGCCAGCCCCTGCAGAGCTCGAGGAGCGCCCACAACATCCGGGAGTGGAGCGTTCGGAGGGGGGGCTCGCGCGAGGACTGCAGCCCGGACTGCGTGACGGCGTGCGTCCGGCCGCCCTGCCGCAGCCAGCGCTCGCTGGACCTGGACACCTCGCCCCGCGACGGCGGCCGACAACGCAAGAAGCTGGAGAGGGGCTACAGTGAGGACCGCACCTGCATGGAGGACAGAg AGGACTACACGAACAACTGGTTCCCAAAAGAGAACATGTTCAGTTTCCAGACGGCCTCCACTACGATGCAGGCGTGA